CCATTGTCCTCGGGCGGGTTGAGCCGGCCCGCCTGGTCGCTTCTTCGGTCCACGAATCCGTAGTTGAGGCCAACCACGAGGCTGGGGCTGTACGCCTTCTTCGAGGCCTCGATGCGATCTGCGGCAGCCTCGACGCGGGCATCGGCCTCCATGATCTCGGGACGATTGGCTATCGCGCGCAAGCGAAGCTCCTCGAGTCCCGGGGTTGGCGCCGCCTCGTGATCCGGTGCTTCCACCGCGACAGGCGTTGTCTGCGGGCGATCGCGCAGCGCGTTGAGCCTGGCGACCACCTCCGATCGTCGTTCCGCGATATTCAGCAGACGGGTTTCAGTCCGTGTGATCTCGGCCTGGATCTTGATGACTGCCTGGTCGAGACCGACACCTGAGGCGTAGCGGGCCAGCGCGAGCTCGGCGTAGTGCTCGAGGGTCGCCCTGTCCTCTTTCACGACGCGGCTCTCGATGTCGAGAAACTGCAGCTCGTGATAGTCGGTGCGCGCCTCGGTCACGATCTCGATCCTCGCGGCCTCGAGCCGCGCCCGGCTCGCAACGGCGTCCCACAGGCTGGCCTGCTCATCGATCTTCAAGGTCCCGAACCACGGCAGACGCTGCATCAGGCTGACGGCAGCACGCTGCGGTCCGACCCGGGTCTGTGGCGACATCACGAACCAGGTCAGCGTCGCAGTCGGATCGGGCAGAGCTTTGACCTGGGGCGATCGCTGCTCGACGGCAGCCGCCTCGGCTTCCAGCCGGGCCAGTCTCGGGTTGCGGTCGAGGACTTCAGTGAGAAGCATTCGGAGCTTCGTGTCAGCTACCGAGGCGGTGATTTCGTCCGCCGCCGCCAATCGATCCGTATCCTCATACTCGGCGGCTCCAAAAACGGCT
This genomic interval from Acidobacteriota bacterium contains the following:
- a CDS encoding TolC family protein, translating into MGITHAFSKTCVALAMGGVLGAAVFGAAEYEDTDRLAAADEITASVADTKLRMLLTEVLDRNPRLARLEAEAAAVEQRSPQVKALPDPTATLTWFVMSPQTRVGPQRAAVSLMQRLPWFGTLKIDEQASLWDAVASRARLEAARIEIVTEARTDYHELQFLDIESRVVKEDRATLEHYAELALARYASGVGLDQAVIKIQAEITRTETRLLNIAERRSEVVARLNALRDRPQTTPVAVEAPDHEAAPTPGLEELRLRAIANRPEIMEADARVEAAADRIEASKKAYSPSLVVGLNYGFVDRRSDQAGRLNPPEDNGQDILGLTGGVSVPIWGSSLEAGIEEGVQKRLAAEEGRREVTAAIDGELGDLVHRIPLLAEQVKLYNEILFVQAGQSLRSAESAYAAGTVNALDLLDAERVLLQVRIAEARVRTDLDVAIARLEGVVAGPLNESHRGVEQ